The genomic region TCGCTCAGGGCAGGACCGAGGCCTCGGAAGCAGGGATGGGCAGGGCAGCCTCCAAGCCTGGGCCAGCAGCAACAAGAGCGCCCGTTCGGTTGCCCCATGTGGCACTCAAAGCAGCACTCTTCTGAGGAGCGGGAGATTGCAGGCCCTAAGGACCGCACGGCAGGAGCTGGAGCTCGGCCACCCCTCCACAACTAGGACCATCAGGAGAAGGGGCTGGCGCCTCTGGGGAAGTAGGAAGGAGGAACCCAACGGCAGGAGGACCTTGTCCCTGAAGAGTTTACCGGCACCCACAGAGCTTCCTGAGTCTCTTCTCTCCAGATTGGGctcgttcccttttctcccccggCAGAGGCATTGGGCCCAGAGACGGAAAGACTTCATGACGTTCTGTCTGCTGGAAGCCCACGTGCTCTCTGCTGTGACTAGGGTTCAAGGGCTTCCCCGCTGCGGGGGACGAGGGGCCGCCTCGGCATCTGCTCATGAACCACAAGGACCCCGAATGCTCCAGACTGGATCGTTTCAAGCCGCCAAAGAGGGGGACCCCCAGAGCTGGCAGCCAGCAACCCCAAGGgactagagggctgggatggacTGACCTCCTCTTTGCCGCGGCTCGAGGAGCAGCAGAGCCTCTGTGGCCCAGCTAGTGGCAGACAGAGCTGATGAAGCCGTGAGCGGGGCTGACGGCTGGGACAGGAGCCGCTGCTGCTGCCACGGACTCTCCTGGCGCCGGGGGCGCATGCGCGGGCCCCTGCTGCTGTCCCAGCTCAGCACCTGCCCGCATGTCCTTTGCACGAGGTGCCAAAGCACGTGGGCTGCTCTGTAGCTGGCCTGTCGGCAGGCTGGGAAAGCAGTGGCCGCGGTGAGGTCCGCCTGCCGCCGGCCTGAGGGCCCAGCTCCCAGGGGCGCACCATGAAGTGCTCGCTGCGGGTGTGGTTCCTCTCCGTGGCCTTCCTGCTGGTGTTCGTCATGTCGCTGCTGTTCACCTACTCCCACCACAGCACAGCCACCCTGCCCTACCTGGACTCGGGCGCCCTGGACGGGGCCCCCCGGGTGAAGCTGGTTCCGGGCTACGTTGGCCTGCAGCGCCTCAGCAAGGAGGGGCTGGCCGGCAAGAGCTGCGCCTGTCGCCGCTGCATGGGCGACACCGGTGCCTCCGAGTGGTTCGACAGCCACTTCAACAGCAACATCTCCCCCGTCTGGACTCGGGAGAATATGAACCTGCCCCCCGACGTCCAGAGGTGGTGGATGGTGAGAAAGTCGTGGCCTTTGCTGCCCCCTCCCTGGAGTCTGTCCCCGTCTGTTTAGGAGACCCCCTGAGCATCCCCTCTGGGATTTGGGCCGTCTGCCTCCTGGCCCCCTTTGCACCCTTCACTGGACCAGAGCCAGCCACCAGGGGTACAGAGTGTGAAGGGCAGAGTGCGCTTTGGCTGGGAAGGGGAGAGAACGCACATTTCTAGTGCCTGTAGAGGCCAAACAGAGACCAGAAATGCCTGCTGGGTCAAGGAGGTAAAATAAACAGGAGAGGTAGGTCTCTGGGGAGAAGATGCTGAGAAGTGAAGCCCATGGCAACAGGAAGGCCTGCCCTTCAGAAAACAGGCGGCCACTCAGCTCCAGTGCTTACTGCGATGCTGGctgcttcctcatttgtaaatgttTGCCCCAAATAATTTGAAACACCGTTCCATTCACTTGGTTCTCTCCACTTGCTAGAAAAGGTTTTCTTCTGGGTTAGGATACGAAAGCATCATGGATCCTttgggggctgaggggaggggaggagaggaagccaCTCTGCTGGACCCTGTCACCTCTTTGCTGCtttgcccaccccccacccccaccgtctCTAGTGCATCGCTCCACAGGCTCCGCCAGGGCCATCTGGTCGCCACAGATGTCAGCTGTGGCTCTGTGTCAGTCCTCAACCCAGGGCCCCGCAGGCTGCCGGCGCTCCCTGCTGAGGGCTGCGGAGGCACTGCATGCTCCCCGGTTTCCCCAGCTGGCAAACGGGGAGGGTGGTAACTCTCCCTCTTTCTCACATTTAGGGCAGCTGTGAGAATGAGCTCCTGCGACCGGGCTTATCAGAGCAACTCACAGATTCTGCTCCTGGGCCAGACTGTCAGAGCCCCCAAGTTTACAGGGCAGGATCTACCAGGAGCCACACGGGCCCTTCCCATGACAACGCGGAGCCCTCGAAGGGTCCTGCCTGTTCCTCATAGTCACATCCTTCATTTTATGGGGAAATCCAGGTTCGGAGAGTGCACAGGGCTTGCCCAAGGGCATAGGTCTCAGAGGTGGCCACAAAGGGCCAGAACCGGCCTCTGGGCAGCGATGGACTGAGAGGGCGgccaggcccccctgcccacaggggtGAAACTCAGAGCTGTCTAAGCCCCAGAAGCCACTTCTCTGCTGCTCCCCACAGTCACTTGCTTTTGCTGTGAACCTAGAAATTCTTACTTCAGAGCTAAGCTTCCTCTCCACACTGAGTCCTTGTTCTTGTGCTCGGGGGCCCTTCCTGTGCTCAGGGCAGCAGGCCCACCATCCCCTTCCTGCGTCTCGCCCCTGAGCAGCTCCCATGAGCCACAAACCCGCAGTGTTATGGCTCGGATCGCAGAGCATGTTAAAGCCCTTAGAGGGGGTGGCCGGGGGTTGAGTCCAGCTCCGTGTTCTAAAACTGTTTGCCTTAATTGCCATCGTTAGGAATCAGCATATTTCACATGAGATCTGTATTTTCagcttttcttgaaaaattagaaaatctggTCCCTCTGACAGTCCCACAAGGCAACAATCGGTTTAAGTCAGCCCTTTTTCATGGCAGCTCCTGTCTGCTATGGGCCTACCTGCCTCTTCACTCCTGAGTGTTAACCTGTCTGGCACTGTGGGCCTTTAAGTGCTGCCCTGGACTCATTCTACAGTCTTCAAAATCACTGgtgcctagaggggtggggactAGTTTCTCTCCAGCTCTTCTGACTCTGGAGGATATCTGTGCCCTTTTGCCTTTTCCCCAGAGCTGAGGGCTCCAGGTCTCCCCCGGATCTCGCCTGGAGCTTTGGGCTGAGTCCCAGGGGCGCCCCCTGCAGGCTGACTGGGAATGAGTCCCTGAAGCTCCCCCGAGACTTTCCTCATTAATGGCATTCAGAATGACTGTAGAGCAGCTGCCCCAGAGGACCGCAGAGCAGGGGCCTCTCCACTTTGTGGCACAGGCCTGCAGACTCCCAGAGAGCAGGCTGGAGAGCACCTTGGCCCCTGAGTCCAACCAGGATCACAGAGCTGCTCCTGAGAGCAGGGCACTGGTCTGGACACAGCTCTGTTGTTGAGTTCCGGGAGGGCCCTCACTGCTCAGGGAGGATTCCCGCCCCACGACAGTAGGAGACCTGGGCAGCTTGGACCCTGCAGGCTGAGGGGAGCGAGGGGGAGCAGGCGGGAGTTGCCTCCTGCTCACTCCGCCCTCCCTaccctccctgctcccccctttcttttttctccctctcctccacaGATGCTGCAGCCACAGTTCAAGTCACACAATACCAATGAGGTGCTGGAGAAGCTGTTCCAGATAGTGCCAGGCGAGAACCCCTACCGGTTCCGGGACCCCCGCCAGTGCCGGCGCTGTGCCGTGGTGGGCAACTCGGGCAACCTGCGGGGCTCTGGCTATGGGCCAGACGTGGACGGGCACAACTTTATCATGAGGTGAGTCCCGGGGGAGCCCAAGGCTGGATATGGGACAAGCCTCCAGGAGGGGGCACTGGCCTCCTTGACCTTGCCCAACTGTGGGAGGAATTGCCAGCTGCTGGGGGTCCTGGAGGACCCTAATACCCAGAATCTTCCATGACAAGCTCaagtttcttgcttttgtttctgaggtgaatttattgttgttcagtctctcagtcgtggtcgattctttgcgaccccacagactgcagcgtGCCCGGCTTCCccctccttcaccatctcccgtagcttgttcaaactcaggtctattgagttggtgatgccatccaaccattttgtcctctgtggATGAAGAGACACAATTCCCATTCTAAACTTTGCTTGAGGCCCATACTCAGCTTTCAACTCTGAATACCTCTGGAGAGAGCTAAAATCAGACTCCTGGCTGAGGTCTTGTGAAAACTCCCACCAGAGGCCCTTTCATCCATCTGGTCCCCTTAGTTGTTGGGCCAGGAGTGTGGGCCCCAAACAACTGTGGGTGATCCCTCTGGCAACTGACAGAAGAGGGGTGTCCTGGGCAGAAAAAGAAGCTGTTGGTGCCTGCTCTGAGCCCTCATCCCTGACcctttacctttttgcatttagATTGTGCAAGGGCTCATTCCCTCCACAGACATCTGAGCTCAGCCTTGAGGAGAAGAGAAGGGTTGGGAGGGCACGCCTTCCAGACAGAGACGCGGAGCAGGGAGCCCGGGCAGGGGAGCAGGGACTAGAGGCGGACTTGTGACCGGAGATGGGCTACTGTGCCGCCCCTGAACTTCTGTGTTCCCCGCCTCCGCCCCCCAGATGTGGGGGCAGGAGATACCATGTGGGGGATCCTTCCATCTCACTCCTGGGTGGAGGGAGCGCCCTGAGAATAAAGATACTGAAAATGCCAGTTTTCACTAAGCATCTCTTAGGATGAGCATTGAGAAAGaccaggtttcacaggaggcggAAGGAAGGGCTTTGTCTTAGAAACTGTTGCTGTCTCCATAGCAACACCAAGGCAGCAATGTGTCTCTGAGGCTTTCCACAGTCCTTGCAAAACCTTTCTCCTGTTAagagtgttgggggtgggggagagaaggggatgcTAGGAGTGAGGTGGGTGGGGCAGAGAGGGATGCTAagagtggtgggggtgggagagatgGAGGATGCTAAGAGTGGGGGGGTGACGGGGGGAGGAATGCTAAGAGTTGGGGGGAGAGAGGGGGGATGCtaagagtggggggtgggggtgttaaGAGTCGGGGGGGAGAGAGGGGGCAGATGCTAAGAgtggggggagagagggggaTGCTAAgagtggggggagagagagggagggatgctaagagtgggggggaggggagcagatgcTAAGAgtaggggggagagagagggagggatgctAAGATtggcggggaggggggcagaTGCTAAGAATGGGGGGGGCAGATGctaagggagggagagaggtggggaTGCCAAGAGTGGGGGGAGAGAGGGGGGATGCTAAGAGtttggggagagaggggcagagaggggggATGCTATGAATGGGGGGGAGAGAGGGGGATGCTAAGTGTGTGTGGGGGACAGAGGGGGATGCtaagagtggggggagggggaatgcTAAGGCGGGGGAGAGGGGGGATGCtaagagtggggggaggggggatgctaGTCCAAATCCAGGCTCCCGGAGCCACCTGAGATTCTCCCCATCTTCTGGCTGCTGGCACCCAGAAAACAAGAGAGGCGGGCTGGGAGCCAGAGGGGACCTCTCTCCCTGAGACAGTGACTGAGATGGGTGATAGGTGGCTGGCCAGCGCCTCAGAGCAGCCGTGGGACCCGGAAGGCCCGGGAAGGGCTCTGGCGTCTGTAGGTGCTGCCTGCAGGGCCTCTCCACCTCCTGCAGGGCTTCACCATGCACCTCGGAAGGTTGGGAAGctccagggagggagcacagcggGCAGACTCTTGGCTGCTGGACAGACCaggatggcatctggtcctagtCAGGCAGAGAGAGGTTCACAGGAGCCAGGCCAGGAGACGGGACGGCACCTGGTCCTAGTCAGGCAGAGAGAGGCTCACAGGAGCCAGGCCAGGAGACGGGTGTTGTGGACTGACACTGGGACTTCTTTGTGGGTGTCAtgaagtcaagtcgctcagtcatgtccgactctgtgcgaccccatggactgcagcctaccaggctcctccgtccatgggattctccaggcaagagtactggagtgggttgccattgccttctccagggttcttTACATATTCCATATCAATGACCAAAACCCTCAATAGTGGCAGGTCTAAAGATACTCTTATTAAAATCAAGTGGAAAAGAAGGATATTTTCTGCAATACTATTTAACATAATTCTCAGAGTTAGGAAGGAAGTAAAGCAAGGAATGAACAGCAAAAGTGGCGATTGTGCACAggataaaaaaaagttttacttaTAGATAATATGAATAAACCAACAAGCTTGTAGAATTAATAACACAGTTGAGTAAAATGGTTAGATATTatgataaatatgtataaatatcttTTACTTACATGAAACTGCAGATAAagatttgagtttttctgtaggTGAGTATTTGTCAACCCTGATTGCACATTATTAGTGTTACATGgcagctttaaaaaatatacagatgCCTGACCCCCACACCAGACTAGTCAAATGCCGGTCTCTTTGTGGAAGGAGTGGCTTTCAGCTGATTTGTGGAAGCAGCCAGATGGCAATGGAGGGGACTGCTTATAGGTGTGTCTTGGTTTGGAACCTGTGGGGAGGCCTCCCTTCCTGGAAACAGGACGGATGAAAGCCCCACGGATGAAAGGAAGGGCTGAGCCGAGTTACAGTGAGCTGATGGGGGAGtgtgcccagcccccagcccccaggccctcccctcgccgccacctcccctctgactccagagccccccTGACTAGATGGAGCTGAGCTGGTTTCCCTCAGCTGGCCAGCAGATGGATCTGCAGCTCCTTAAATAGCCGCGTGCAGATGGTAGGCTCAC from Muntiacus reevesi chromosome 2, mMunRee1.1, whole genome shotgun sequence harbors:
- the ST3GAL2 gene encoding CMP-N-acetylneuraminate-beta-galactosamide-alpha-2,3-sialyltransferase 2; amino-acid sequence: MKCSLRVWFLSVAFLLVFVMSLLFTYSHHSTATLPYLDSGALDGAPRVKLVPGYVGLQRLSKEGLAGKSCACRRCMGDTGASEWFDSHFNSNISPVWTRENMNLPPDVQRWWMMLQPQFKSHNTNEVLEKLFQIVPGENPYRFRDPRQCRRCAVVGNSGNLRGSGYGPDVDGHNFIMRMNQAPTVGFEQDVGSRTTHHFMYPESARNLPANVSFVLVPFKALDLLWIASALSTGQIRFTYAPVKSFLRVDKEKVQIYNPAFFKYIHDRWTEHHGRYPSTGMLVLFFALHVCDEVNVYGFGADSRGNWHHYWENNRYAGEFRKTGVHDADFEAHIIDMLAKASKIEVYRGN